In Planctomycetota bacterium, a genomic segment contains:
- a CDS encoding N-acetyltransferase — MAPGFNIIPVKDKKTLERFIKLPWAVYKDNPYWVPPLIDEAKKLFDRDIHPFHRHAEVELFLALNNADNPVGRIAAIVNYNHVNYHKEKTGFFGFLETVDSSEICKALLDAAGNYLKARGMEKMRGPASFSSNEQWGLLVEGFDSMPVVMMPYNPPYYEKLLANYGLAKSKDLFAYYVDESIKLPDKSARIAERIMSRKEIVIRNPDMKNFKSEIDIIKEIYNKAWQHNWGAIPLTDEEMDYMAKDFKTLLDPELLFIATVDGKPAGFSMAIPDYAPVLKKLNGKLSPLGIMKLVWYTKVKKIKRLRLITMGVVPEYQKRGIDVIFYMETVKRGLAKGYREAELSWVLEDNDLMNRTLQSFGARVYKKYRLYDISL, encoded by the coding sequence ATGGCGCCGGGTTTCAATATTATTCCTGTAAAAGATAAAAAAACTCTGGAGCGTTTTATCAAACTGCCCTGGGCGGTATATAAAGACAATCCTTACTGGGTCCCGCCGTTGATTGACGAAGCAAAAAAGTTGTTTGATAGGGATATTCACCCGTTCCATAGGCATGCCGAAGTGGAATTATTTCTGGCGCTGAACAATGCGGATAATCCGGTCGGGCGTATTGCCGCCATCGTTAATTATAATCATGTTAATTACCATAAAGAAAAAACCGGGTTTTTCGGGTTCCTGGAGACCGTCGATTCATCGGAAATATGCAAAGCGCTTTTGGATGCGGCTGGGAATTATTTGAAAGCGCGTGGGATGGAAAAGATGCGCGGTCCGGCAAGCTTTTCCTCCAACGAGCAATGGGGGCTTTTGGTCGAAGGATTTGATTCAATGCCGGTTGTCATGATGCCTTATAACCCGCCTTATTACGAAAAACTGTTGGCTAATTACGGCTTGGCTAAATCCAAGGACCTTTTTGCTTATTACGTGGATGAATCCATTAAGCTGCCGGATAAATCCGCCCGTATTGCCGAACGCATCATGTCGCGTAAGGAAATCGTCATCCGTAACCCGGATATGAAAAACTTTAAGAGCGAGATAGATATCATTAAAGAGATTTACAATAAGGCGTGGCAGCATAACTGGGGTGCGATTCCATTGACCGATGAGGAAATGGATTATATGGCAAAGGATTTTAAGACCTTGCTGGATCCGGAACTTTTATTCATCGCGACGGTTGACGGGAAACCGGCCGGTTTTTCCATGGCAATACCAGATTACGCCCCGGTTCTTAAGAAGTTAAACGGAAAACTTTCCCCGCTTGGCATTATGAAGCTCGTATGGTATACAAAAGTCAAAAAGATTAAACGCCTGCGCCTGATTACCATGGGCGTAGTGCCTGAATACCAGAAACGCGGTATAGACGTGATTTTTTATATGGAAACAGTTAAACGCGGACTGGCAAAGGGGTACAGGGAAGCCGAATTGTCATGGGTGCTTGAGGATAATGACCTGATGAACCGTACTCTCCAGTCATTCGGCGCCCGTGTCTATAAAAAATACCGCCTTTACGACATCAGCCTGTAG
- a CDS encoding HEAT repeat domain-containing protein, producing the protein MKFKYILTALLVLMALSACQTRELNKPRNKNKELGFKGAYSEAELSLMVELDTLLKQWQSAFDSVLVEQQQKTAEELKQKVTNNFYFIARMIQTDDLEVKLIASGVLGFSEDKKAVPLLMGTLADQNELIRTNTLFGIGFIGDKETPVNPILQLLLNDQSAEVRSASAFAIARIIEIGKPRGTTASLIKALDDPDASVRKETVRALAVGQNSQAINPLINKALADKDTFVVAHAILALASLKATAAIEPLINLLKKDDSYIQENTLNCLEYITGAKAGKDFKSWQEWWEKNKSYYKTETR; encoded by the coding sequence ATGAAATTCAAATATATTTTAACCGCCCTTTTGGTTTTAATGGCTCTTTCCGCCTGCCAGACAAGAGAACTTAATAAGCCGAGGAACAAAAATAAGGAATTAGGTTTTAAAGGCGCTTATAGTGAAGCTGAACTATCTCTTATGGTCGAACTGGATACTCTATTAAAACAATGGCAAAGCGCATTCGATTCCGTCCTAGTAGAGCAACAGCAAAAAACCGCCGAGGAGTTAAAACAAAAGGTAACTAATAACTTTTATTTTATCGCACGCATGATTCAAACAGACGACCTTGAAGTAAAACTGATTGCCAGCGGCGTTTTAGGATTCAGCGAGGATAAAAAAGCAGTCCCTTTGCTGATGGGAACTTTAGCAGATCAAAACGAACTAATCCGTACTAATACCCTTTTTGGAATCGGTTTTATCGGTGATAAAGAAACACCGGTTAACCCGATATTACAACTGTTGCTTAACGACCAATCAGCCGAAGTCAGAAGCGCCTCGGCATTTGCCATCGCCAGAATCATAGAAATAGGAAAGCCGCGTGGAACGACAGCATCTCTTATCAAGGCACTTGACGACCCGGATGCCTCTGTCCGCAAAGAAACTGTTCGTGCACTGGCTGTGGGGCAAAACTCTCAAGCAATAAACCCGCTTATTAATAAAGCCTTAGCCGACAAGGATACATTTGTGGTCGCCCATGCAATATTGGCATTGGCATCATTAAAAGCAACCGCGGCAATTGAGCCTTTGATTAATCTCTTGAAAAAAGATGATTCTTACATACAGGAAAACACCTTGAATTGTTTAGAATACATAACCGGTGCAAAAGCCGGAAAGGATTTTAAAAGCTGGCAGGAATGGTGGGAAAAGAATAAGTCATACTATAAAACGGAGACCCGTTAA
- a CDS encoding formylglycine-generating enzyme family protein: MRVEWIIKTISFNLMTFININPQGYKEYRHGGTGLVFVLIPGGTFKMGINDGFNYEKPVHEVTVSDFFIAKYEVTQSVWQKIMGNNPASFKKARQSEEAKDVGSENNPVETVSWDDCQEFCKKAGLRLPTESEWEYAARGKTTTKFYWGDDVKQAGDYAWYQDNSKNTTHPVGQKNPNGFGLYDTAGNVWEYCADWYDETYYKNSPKDNPQGPASGNFKAVRGGCWYDIVTELRVSIRGDAGRSLTGRVGDVGFRPAKTK; this comes from the coding sequence ATGCGGGTGGAATGGATTATCAAAACAATCAGTTTTAACTTGATGACCTTTATCAACATTAATCCGCAAGGTTATAAAGAATACCGGCACGGAGGCACCGGTCTGGTCTTTGTCCTGATTCCGGGCGGAACTTTTAAGATGGGAATAAACGACGGCTTTAATTACGAAAAGCCGGTTCACGAGGTAACCGTCAGTGATTTCTTCATCGCTAAGTATGAAGTGACGCAAAGCGTTTGGCAGAAAATTATGGGAAATAACCCGGCGTCTTTCAAGAAGGCGCGGCAGAGCGAAGAGGCGAAGGATGTCGGGAGCGAGAACAACCCGGTAGAAACGGTTTCCTGGGATGACTGCCAGGAATTTTGTAAGAAAGCGGGATTAAGATTACCAACCGAGTCGGAGTGGGAATATGCCGCCCGCGGCAAGACAACTACTAAATTCTACTGGGGTGATGACGTGAAACAAGCCGGCGATTATGCTTGGTATCAGGATAATTCAAAAAATACCACCCATCCAGTCGGACAGAAAAATCCGAACGGGTTCGGGCTATATGACACTGCCGGTAATGTCTGGGAGTATTGCGCTGATTGGTATGATGAGACCTATTACAAAAATAGCCCTAAGGACAATCCGCAAGGGCCGGCGAGCGGGAATTTCAAAGCCGTTCGCGGAGGCTGTTGGTACGACATCGTCACGGAATTGCGGGTGTCTATCCGTGGCGACGCCGGTCGGTCACTTACGGGTCGGGTCGGCGATGTGGGCTTTCGCCCAGCTAAGACGAAGTAG
- a CDS encoding septation protein SpoVG family protein, which yields MIEISDVNVKLVGGKAGKVRALCGIVIDNAFVVHDFQVIEDANGMFVGMPSLPVSARCHKCHAKNFVKAFFCATCGARMMYKLDNSIHMKTYEDIAYPINDQCRELIQKKVLEAYQLKLKDVK from the coding sequence ATGATAGAAATTTCTGATGTTAATGTCAAGCTGGTCGGCGGGAAAGCTGGTAAGGTGCGCGCTTTGTGTGGTATCGTTATTGATAATGCCTTTGTCGTCCACGATTTCCAGGTAATTGAAGACGCAAATGGAATGTTTGTCGGCATGCCCAGCTTACCGGTAAGCGCCAGGTGCCATAAATGCCATGCAAAGAACTTCGTAAAAGCATTTTTTTGCGCTACCTGCGGTGCCAGAATGATGTATAAATTAGATAATTCCATCCATATGAAAACCTATGAGGATATTGCTTATCCGATTAATGACCAATGCCGTGAACTGATTCAGAAAAAAGTTCTTGAGGCATATCAACTCAAGCTGAAAGACGTTAAATAA
- a CDS encoding sigma-54 factor interaction domain-containing protein, with amino-acid sequence MTKRQSLSGYLEQIKSALNKQDWAHAKRLSKISAKKLSSFHYTPFEEYMLYRLSGLVYYHLAEYSRSIDVFYKAYLIALKHHFEPIDIAFTSLLIGNNFLEMRNISQALNQLQKVEQYYQKPGNKSLLSDKMYPATYIGLAWCYLQKNDLEKVREIIDAKLSLPNLFQSNKLARIDYYHLKGEYQVVLKEYNMATQSFQECVKLSKELNFQQGLITGRINLAIINLLEKRLDLAIPALNNIFDDARRLKLNELICESGLLLSKCYSLKNMSHKAEMIEKRIKLIINKLDSVWLYEKTREFEKLFRQIQSATKESTLSPAILADTLNQHIKTSNYKHIVGKSVPMQEVYQLIEKVAPTDLPILIQGETGTGKELIANAIHTNSLRADKIYFPFNCGVLPETLIESSLFGHTKGSFTGAVEDKKGYIELASDGTLFIDEVANMSPSMQQKLLRVMEEKLLFP; translated from the coding sequence ATGACAAAACGCCAATCGCTATCCGGTTATCTGGAACAAATCAAGTCTGCTTTGAATAAACAAGATTGGGCCCATGCAAAACGACTCAGCAAAATTAGTGCTAAAAAACTCTCGTCTTTTCATTACACTCCCTTTGAAGAATATATGTTGTACCGTTTATCAGGTCTCGTTTATTACCATCTGGCAGAATATTCTCGTTCTATTGATGTTTTTTACAAAGCTTATTTGATAGCCTTAAAACATCATTTTGAGCCAATAGACATTGCTTTTACTTCTTTACTAATAGGCAATAACTTCCTGGAAATGAGAAATATCTCTCAGGCTTTAAATCAATTACAAAAAGTAGAACAATACTATCAAAAACCTGGCAACAAGTCTCTTTTATCTGATAAAATGTATCCGGCAACATATATTGGATTAGCTTGGTGCTATTTGCAGAAGAATGACTTAGAAAAAGTTCGTGAAATCATAGATGCAAAACTTTCTTTACCTAACCTTTTCCAATCTAACAAGCTTGCCCGCATAGATTATTATCATCTTAAGGGAGAGTATCAAGTTGTATTAAAAGAGTATAACATGGCGACCCAATCTTTTCAAGAATGCGTCAAACTTAGCAAGGAATTAAATTTTCAACAAGGGCTAATTACGGGAAGAATCAATCTTGCCATTATTAACCTCTTGGAAAAACGGTTAGATTTAGCTATCCCAGCATTAAATAATATTTTTGATGATGCCCGCCGTTTAAAACTTAATGAACTGATTTGCGAATCCGGTTTGCTTTTGAGCAAATGTTATTCTCTTAAAAATATGTCCCATAAAGCAGAGATGATTGAAAAACGAATAAAGCTGATTATAAACAAACTCGACAGCGTTTGGCTCTATGAAAAAACACGTGAATTTGAAAAGCTCTTCCGGCAAATACAATCTGCAACGAAGGAATCAACCCTTTCTCCAGCTATTCTTGCTGATACACTTAATCAGCATATTAAAACTTCTAATTATAAACATATTGTTGGCAAATCCGTTCCGATGCAAGAGGTTTATCAACTCATAGAAAAGGTTGCCCCGACTGATTTACCGATTCTGATCCAGGGTGAAACCGGAACAGGCAAGGAACTTATTGCCAATGCCATACATACTAACAGCCTGCGCGCAGACAAAATCTATTTCCCGTTCAATTGCGGAGTTCTTCCGGAAACGCTTATTGAAAGTAGTTTATTCGGCCATACCAAAGGCTCGTTTACCGGTGCCGTAGAAGATAAAAAAGGTTATATTGAACTTGCATCAGATGGAACGCTTTTTATAGATGAGGTTGCCAATATGTCCCCGTCTATGCAACAGAAGCTCCTGCGGGTTATGGAAGAAAAGCTTCTCTTCCCGTAA
- the folP gene encoding dihydropteroate synthase, translated as MLHAKMNTLNNPAEIVYPGGKLSLKRTLIMGILNITPDSFSDGGRFLDCHQAVKQALRMLDDGADIIDIGGESTRPGADPVPLETELERVLPVIESILKKRPEAVISIDTYKSAVARKAIESGARMVNDISGLGFDPEMKNVVRDKHVPVIIMHIKGTPRDMQKNPHYDNLITELIAYFRKRITEALKRGIEKSQIIIDPGIGFGKRLEDNYEILNRLDEFTALGFPVLVGPSRKSFIGRELNLPPEERIFGTAAAVSIAVWKGANILRVHDVKEMVEVIRIVERIKSRSIPPL; from the coding sequence ATGCTACATGCCAAGATGAATACTTTAAACAATCCTGCGGAAATCGTTTATCCGGGCGGGAAGCTTTCCTTAAAACGCACCCTTATTATGGGCATCTTGAATATCACCCCGGATTCTTTTTCCGACGGAGGCAGGTTCCTCGATTGCCACCAGGCCGTTAAGCAGGCACTCCGCATGCTTGATGACGGAGCGGATATCATTGATATCGGCGGCGAATCCACCCGGCCCGGCGCAGACCCCGTCCCCTTAGAGACCGAACTTGAACGGGTGCTCCCGGTGATAGAATCAATCTTGAAGAAACGCCCGGAGGCGGTCATCTCCATAGATACCTATAAATCCGCCGTGGCCAGAAAGGCAATCGAATCCGGCGCCCGGATGGTGAATGATATCTCGGGACTCGGCTTTGACCCGGAAATGAAAAACGTCGTGCGGGATAAGCATGTGCCGGTCATCATCATGCATATCAAAGGGACTCCGCGCGATATGCAGAAAAATCCGCATTACGACAACCTGATAACGGAACTAATCGCTTATTTCAGGAAGAGGATAACCGAGGCCTTGAAAAGAGGCATAGAGAAAAGTCAGATTATTATTGACCCGGGCATAGGATTTGGTAAAAGATTAGAGGATAATTACGAGATACTAAACCGGCTGGATGAGTTCACGGCGCTGGGTTTTCCGGTGCTGGTGGGCCCTTCCAGGAAATCGTTTATCGGCCGGGAACTGAATCTCCCGCCGGAGGAAAGGATATTCGGGACCGCCGCGGCGGTATCAATCGCCGTCTGGAAGGGAGCCAATATCCTCCGCGTTCATGATGTTAAGGAAATGGTTGAGGTGATAAGGATTGTTGAAAGAATAAAATCCCGCTCCATCCCGCCCTTATAG
- a CDS encoding TIGR00159 family protein, which translates to MSYIKPAIEIGILFFMFYMVLLSMRGTRGAGMLKGLFFIFMITFLVAVTVSKIFELEVVLYILQNWLPTIAIFTLIVIFHPELRNALLKLGQTKLFYSFFKHKSMVLEEVIDAAIKLSRSKTGMLVAIERDIGLKNYIEGGVKIDSEVTSELLQTIFFPKTALHDGAVIIKEERIAAAGCLFPLTDNMELSKTVGTRHRAGIGITEESDAIVVIVSEETGTISVALNGKLTSDLDKDSLRKLLESLYLKPAQAQIQAKPTEIKEATKTEGTK; encoded by the coding sequence ATGTCTTATATAAAACCGGCGATTGAAATAGGCATCCTGTTTTTCATGTTCTACATGGTGCTTTTGAGCATGCGCGGGACGCGCGGCGCAGGAATGCTTAAGGGACTCTTCTTTATTTTCATGATAACCTTTTTGGTCGCCGTGACGGTCAGTAAAATATTCGAACTGGAAGTGGTGTTATATATCCTTCAGAACTGGCTGCCCACCATCGCGATATTTACTCTCATCGTCATTTTCCACCCGGAATTGCGTAACGCCCTTTTAAAGCTTGGCCAGACCAAGCTTTTTTATTCTTTCTTCAAGCATAAATCCATGGTTTTGGAGGAAGTGATTGACGCGGCGATAAAGCTTTCCCGCTCCAAGACCGGGATGCTCGTGGCGATAGAGCGCGATATCGGCTTAAAGAACTATATCGAAGGCGGGGTCAAGATAGATTCGGAAGTGACGAGCGAGCTTTTGCAGACGATATTTTTCCCCAAGACCGCCCTCCACGACGGCGCGGTCATCATAAAAGAGGAACGCATTGCCGCGGCCGGATGTCTCTTTCCCCTGACCGATAACATGGAGCTTTCCAAGACGGTCGGCACGCGCCACCGAGCCGGTATCGGCATTACCGAAGAAAGCGACGCCATCGTCGTCATCGTCTCCGAAGAAACCGGCACGATTTCCGTGGCATTGAACGGAAAACTCACTTCAGACCTGGACAAGGACTCGCTGAGAAAGCTTTTAGAAAGCCTTTACCTTAAACCGGCGCAGGCGCAAATCCAGGCAAAACCAACAGAGATAAAAGAAGCGACGAAAACAGAAGGCACGAAATGA
- the glmM gene encoding phosphoglucosamine mutase yields MHQRIFGTDGIRDVANTNFLTAENVLKLGKILGYLLKNKASIFHTHRVPAMAGHVKHGKANGRHSVLIGRDTRISGPMIENALASGLCSQGIDVIQAGVISTPALAYLTRKKESVLGIIISASHNQCESNGIKIFSSEGIKIPDKAEILIEKYLLDKLRAKFTSKQTGRLINAPESAMEYVGDIVNGGIGLKGLRIAVDCANGATSLIAPEIFGKLGAKVIPVNNCPNGTNINRCCGSLYPEAISRAVKRYKADIGFSFDGDGDRLIVSDEKGAIIDGDYMLVMLAKYLKKKRMLRKNMVVTTVMANTGLEVALKKEGINIIRTPVGDRNVADVMFKNGYIIGGEQSGHIILLHRSVTGDGIITALELLRVMKTEGKSLSRLSKCMAKYPQVLINLKVKTKPELTSLKGYDRILSQTRGLLDGMHQIVIRYSGTEPLLRIMIEAQDKKAIESAGKKLVGFFREHLKIME; encoded by the coding sequence ATGCATCAGCGAATCTTCGGGACGGACGGCATCAGGGATGTCGCCAATACAAACTTCCTCACCGCGGAAAACGTCCTTAAGCTCGGTAAAATTCTCGGGTACCTGCTTAAAAACAAGGCATCTATATTCCATACCCACCGGGTGCCCGCAATGGCCGGGCATGTCAAGCACGGCAAAGCGAATGGCCGGCATTCCGTATTAATCGGGCGCGACACGCGTATCTCCGGCCCGATGATAGAAAACGCGCTTGCCTCAGGGTTATGCTCCCAGGGAATTGACGTCATACAGGCGGGCGTCATTTCTACTCCGGCACTCGCTTACCTTACCCGGAAAAAGGAATCTGTCTTGGGAATAATCATTTCCGCCTCGCACAACCAGTGCGAAAGCAACGGGATAAAAATATTTTCATCCGAAGGCATTAAGATACCTGATAAAGCTGAAATCCTGATAGAAAAATATCTACTTGATAAACTGCGCGCAAAGTTTACATCTAAACAAACCGGGCGGCTCATAAACGCGCCGGAAAGCGCCATGGAATATGTCGGCGATATCGTAAACGGCGGCATCGGCCTTAAGGGCTTACGGATTGCGGTGGATTGCGCCAACGGGGCAACCTCGCTCATCGCGCCGGAGATTTTCGGGAAGCTGGGCGCCAAAGTCATCCCGGTAAACAACTGCCCAAACGGGACTAATATCAACCGTTGCTGCGGTTCTCTTTATCCGGAGGCAATCAGCCGCGCGGTAAAGCGCTACAAAGCCGATATCGGCTTTTCCTTCGATGGGGACGGCGACCGCCTTATCGTTTCCGATGAAAAAGGCGCCATCATTGACGGCGATTATATGCTGGTAATGCTCGCGAAATACCTGAAAAAGAAACGGATGCTCCGCAAGAACATGGTTGTGACCACGGTTATGGCAAATACCGGATTGGAAGTGGCTTTGAAAAAGGAAGGAATCAATATCATCCGCACCCCGGTAGGCGACCGGAACGTGGCGGACGTAATGTTCAAGAACGGTTATATCATAGGCGGGGAACAATCCGGGCACATCATACTCTTGCACCGTTCGGTCACCGGAGACGGCATTATCACGGCGCTGGAATTATTGCGCGTAATGAAAACGGAAGGAAAGTCGCTTTCGCGGCTGTCAAAATGCATGGCAAAATATCCGCAGGTCCTGATTAACCTCAAGGTAAAAACCAAGCCGGAATTGACATCGCTCAAAGGATATGATAGAATATTAAGCCAAACCAGGGGGCTTTTGGACGGGATGCACCAGATAGTGATAAGGTATTCCGGAACCGAACCGCTCCTGAGGATTATGATAGAAGCCCAAGATAAAAAGGCAATTGAATCAGCGGGAAAAAAGCTTGTTGGATTTTTTAGAGAACATCTTAAAATAATGGAGTAA
- a CDS encoding pyridoxine 5'-phosphate synthase — protein sequence MKLGVNIDHVATVRQARRGKEPEPVTAAGIAELGGADSIVCHLREDRRHIQDRDLRLLKEVIATRLNLEMALSDEIADIALQIKPHQVTFVPERRQEITTEGGLDIIKEKKRVQEFTKKFQKAGTTVSVFIDPSREQLQIAKIIGVNTVELHTGEYANTYSLDNETEQQRVAYHKLAEAAVMARNMRLNVAAGHGLNYQNVKPIARIMEIEELNIGHSIISRAVFCGIEQAVREMKELIQKK from the coding sequence ATGAAATTAGGAGTAAATATTGACCACGTTGCGACAGTCAGGCAGGCACGGCGCGGAAAAGAACCCGAACCGGTAACTGCAGCCGGAATAGCGGAGCTGGGCGGTGCGGATAGCATTGTCTGTCATTTGCGGGAAGACCGGCGCCATATCCAAGACCGCGATTTAAGACTATTAAAAGAAGTTATCGCAACCAGGTTAAACCTGGAGATGGCACTTTCCGACGAGATAGCAGATATAGCACTCCAGATAAAACCCCACCAGGTAACTTTTGTCCCGGAACGACGGCAGGAAATAACCACCGAAGGGGGGCTGGATATCATCAAGGAAAAAAAGCGCGTGCAGGAATTCACCAAGAAATTCCAGAAAGCCGGAACTACAGTATCGGTTTTCATAGACCCAAGCCGGGAACAACTTCAGATAGCAAAGATTATCGGGGTAAATACGGTGGAGCTCCATACCGGCGAATACGCCAATACATATTCCCTGGACAATGAAACTGAACAGCAACGGGTGGCTTATCATAAATTAGCCGAAGCGGCTGTAATGGCGCGCAACATGCGCTTGAATGTGGCGGCCGGACACGGGCTTAATTATCAGAACGTCAAACCGATTGCCCGCATCATGGAAATAGAAGAGCTGAATATCGGGCATAGCATCATCAGCCGGGCGGTTTTCTGCGGCATAGAACAGGCGGTCAGGGAAATGAAGGAATTAATCCAGAAGAAATAA
- the pheT gene encoding phenylalanine--tRNA ligase subunit beta: MKFTYNWLKEFCDFKLNPDELADLLTNHGLKIESYATFQDSQLSGVPAAQRSGMNADMIYELEITANRADCLSIVGIAREVALLTGTHLKPLRIKEEKKNGKGNFIRTDDPALCPLYIGRIIKGIRVGSSPEWMRKRLEAIGIRPVNNIVDITNYVLYETGQPLHAFDLNKLAGKEIIVRKAKAGEKIKAIDDKEYSLSPEMLVIADSSVPVAIAGVMGGKATEISYGTTDLLLESAAFNPANVRKTSRQLKLASDSSYRFERGINPFGTEEASLRATALIKEFVGGSVTGCQEVNHLNQSPKKISLRLSRAEDILGVIIDKEEIKRILKGLGFIIKKEFKGAIEMISPAYRLDIEKEVDIIEELVRVIGYDKIPVELPQSTGELKAVNKSDIISAQLKPLLAGGGFNEILTNSFLEEKYQEDFPLWTDKKPLGLLNPDGVEDRFLRKSLLPSLLMAQKTSQGYNDEGDSFSSFEIASCYYPENDKPGEKHVLSLLDTRSFYSLKGMIAKICAEFKLDSKIKIVPAQADCFGEGKSFKILLNDQSLGWAGELSDKLMDKYELRKKPVLAELDFDLFVKNAALAKVFSEFSRFPAIKRDLAMIFDRTALWEKIEEAVRQVAPEFLEKIKFFDLYEGKNIPPGKKSLAFSLVFRSDKRTLTNSEVDEAVNKIVKHIGTKFGASLREA, translated from the coding sequence ATGAAATTCACATATAACTGGCTCAAAGAATTCTGCGATTTTAAGCTGAATCCGGACGAGCTGGCGGATTTATTGACCAACCATGGCTTAAAGATTGAAAGCTACGCCACATTCCAAGATTCCCAATTATCGGGCGTCCCCGCAGCGCAGCGGAGCGGGATGAATGCGGACATGATCTATGAGCTGGAAATAACGGCCAACCGTGCGGATTGCCTTTCCATCGTGGGGATTGCCAGGGAAGTGGCGCTTCTTACCGGGACGCACCTGAAACCCTTAAGGATAAAGGAGGAAAAGAAAAACGGCAAAGGAAACTTTATCCGGACCGATGACCCGGCGCTCTGCCCGCTTTATATCGGGCGAATCATCAAGGGTATCAGGGTCGGCTCTTCTCCTGAATGGATGAGAAAACGGCTGGAAGCTATCGGTATAAGACCGGTCAATAATATCGTAGATATCACCAATTACGTCCTATACGAAACTGGACAGCCCCTGCACGCCTTCGATTTAAACAAACTCGCCGGCAAAGAGATTATCGTGCGCAAGGCCAAAGCAGGCGAGAAAATCAAGGCTATAGATGACAAAGAATACTCCCTTTCCCCGGAGATGCTGGTCATTGCCGATAGTTCCGTGCCGGTCGCCATTGCCGGGGTGATGGGCGGGAAAGCAACGGAAATATCTTACGGCACAACAGACCTATTGCTGGAAAGCGCGGCTTTCAACCCGGCAAACGTGAGAAAAACCAGCCGGCAGTTAAAGCTTGCCTCGGATTCTTCCTACCGTTTTGAACGGGGAATAAACCCCTTTGGAACCGAAGAGGCGTCTTTGAGGGCGACGGCGCTTATAAAGGAATTCGTCGGCGGAAGCGTCACTGGATGCCAGGAAGTTAATCATCTTAACCAATCTCCGAAAAAGATTTCACTCAGACTTTCACGGGCGGAAGATATCCTGGGCGTAATCATAGACAAGGAAGAAATCAAACGAATCCTCAAAGGCCTTGGATTTATCATAAAAAAAGAATTTAAGGGCGCGATAGAAATGATTTCACCGGCATACCGCCTGGATATAGAAAAAGAGGTAGATATCATCGAGGAACTTGTCCGGGTAATCGGCTATGACAAAATTCCGGTCGAACTCCCGCAAAGCACCGGCGAATTAAAGGCCGTCAATAAATCAGACATAATAAGCGCGCAACTTAAGCCTCTTCTTGCCGGGGGCGGATTTAATGAAATACTGACCAACAGCTTTCTGGAAGAAAAATACCAGGAAGACTTCCCTCTCTGGACGGATAAGAAACCGCTGGGTCTTTTGAACCCGGACGGCGTGGAAGACCGCTTTTTAAGGAAAAGCCTCCTGCCCAGCTTATTGATGGCGCAAAAGACAAGCCAAGGCTACAACGATGAAGGAGACAGTTTTAGTTCATTTGAAATAGCATCATGTTATTATCCGGAAAACGATAAGCCGGGCGAAAAGCACGTCCTTTCCCTGCTTGATACAAGGAGCTTTTATTCGCTGAAAGGAATGATTGCCAAGATATGCGCCGAGTTTAAGCTGGACAGTAAGATAAAGATAGTCCCTGCCCAAGCCGACTGTTTCGGAGAGGGAAAAAGCTTTAAGATATTATTGAATGACCAGTCTTTGGGATGGGCCGGCGAATTAAGCGATAAGTTAATGGATAAATACGAGCTCAGAAAAAAACCGGTGCTGGCCGAATTGGATTTCGACCTCTTTGTTAAAAACGCCGCCCTAGCAAAGGTGTTTTCCGAATTCTCCCGTTTTCCGGCAATCAAACGGGACCTAGCAATGATTTTTGACCGTACGGCATTATGGGAAAAGATTGAAGAGGCAGTCAGGCAAGTTGCTCCGGAATTTCTGGAGAAGATAAAATTCTTCGATTTATACGAAGGAAAAAATATTCCTCCCGGGAAGAAAAGCCTAGCTTTTTCCCTGGTTTTCCGGTCTGATAAAAGGACTCTGACTAATAGCGAAGTCGACGAGGCGGTGAATAAAATAGTTAAACATATCGGAACTAAATTCGGCGCCTCTTTAAGAGAAGCATAG